The DNA segment CATCGTCCcgttttatagtaaaatctCTAACAGCCTCTGTGAGTGCGCGTACGGAAAGAACTGCGAGCCGACGATCCTGAGGTAGATTTTCATAATACGTTCGAAGCAAAGACTCGACATCTGTCGCATCAGAGGCTACACCAATTATGTCTGAATCTTCTATCATATTTGAACGTTCCTTTCTTTCTCGTAATTTCTTTTCTCTTTTCATTATAAGGACATCATTAGGATTTGCCACAAgaccattaaaattttgtccGAACCTTACCCTATTAAAATCTTGTCCATCGTGTTCATAGAACACACTAAGTCTAATAAGAGGTAACAAAGGCTGTTTAGGGTCACCACTGCGCAGTCCTTCTGCTTCCTGTATGGCTTCATTAACTttaccttttaaaaattgttgtaCTTTTTCAGTTTCATTAACATCTTCATCACCCAAATTTTCTTCTGATAGAACTAtagtcttaaatataaatggacGTATAGTTTTAAGTGGTATTGGAGTCACTATGTATTCCTTTTTATGTAATTGGAGTAACACACAGTGTTTGGGTAATGCCTCACCTGCAGCAAGTGATGTTGCTACAGTGCTTCCTGgttgaattacaaaaaatccTTCATTTTCCCTTTTTATATCCTTAATAGGAAAAACTTGGCTGTCATGCTCATGACCCCAGATAACGAGATCTAAAAATGTGGGTAAAACATTTTCTGGTATATAATTGTTGGGGCCTCTATCAGCCCTGTTTTGATGTAAAACAAGAATATTAAACCAATCATTACCATTGTCAACCAATTCCATTTCTACtttcttttcaataaacaatCTTGCTAGTCTTTGATCTTTTAAATGACTCAAACCATACAAGGATAGTTTTGTTTCACCTTTTTGTATGAGCACTGGTGAGATACGTACATGAGTGTAATCAGTCCATTTACCAAAATAATTGACAAGACCAGTAATAGACAATATATCCAAAGAACTAACACTGCCTTGTCCCACTGGATCATCATGGTTTCCATGAATGGAAAGTAAAGGATaggaaacatttaaatttggatCTTCATAATTTACGGCTCGTGAAAAATTGTCAAACTGATTTGATACGACTTCAATACTTATGGGTTTATCTCCGAAGCAGTATTTACGAATAATTTGAGTACATTTAAACATACAACTCGGCGAGGGTTTGGCGTGATCAAACAGGTCTCCACCTAGCAAAACCATATCTACGTCATATTGCACAGCAAGAGAAAGAACCTCCTCAAAGGCAATAAAACTATCTTCCCCGCGAATGGCATCATTTTCCAAATGTCCCAAATGAATATCTGAAGCTACAAGAACACGAATTGTGTCCTCTGGTAACCAGGATTCACTATTGTTTTGTAccataattcttaaaaaaaaacttaggttactttaagtattttatatgagaaaaacTATTTGCGAGTGTATTTACTACttaataaacatgaaattaaGCGCCAATAgttgataatataaacaaaattgacATGTGCCACTGTCAGCTGcttggaatataaaatattttttatcggtttttacttaaataggTACAAATTTTTCTTAGGTAAAATTTAGAACTTTTTGAAATGAAtagataacaaacaaaatataattttaacgaatatatgtattagtGTTTGAACCCAtgatttgcttttatttagatgtacaaacattattttaaacattacctGTTAAAGAAATggagaataataatttcaaaacaactCGTTAAATATTAACctcttttaaagaaatatgtcatttatattGCAAAAACATGGATTTAAAGTAGTATTTTCAAAAACCAAAATTTTTGATTCATAATGtttattgtcataaaatatgaCAGTGGTAATTTCTTAAAGTTACTAAAATACTTATGACataaataatggaaaatatttcttaaaagcattttattttatgtaagcaAGAAGAATTTGATCtagcgaatatttttttatctataagatcaacaataaaattctgtttttttaatgtatatgtcAAACGAATATCTAGTGTTGATTATTGACACGGGTTCGCGAAATCACTAGAAATATCAATATTCAGTGTTACACTTGTCAACTTGTTGTCTTATGTCTATAAtgacatttgttattttttataattatgttttgtgtGTTATAATTTCGTAAATCTTTAGTTGTAAATGCTTTTCTCCTGATGTGACGACATAACGTGAGTTCGCTGACCAATCATGCTTCCACGGGAGAAGACCAGCATTTGCTTAGAAGAGAAAGTGTCATGTGAAATCAGAGAGTCGCCTTCAATGATGTGGAAGAGGTCGATTGTGCAAGCGAGGGCTGGATATACACGACATTATGCTGCTATGATTCTAGTTTTAGCTTTGTTTACAGTAAGTTCCGTAAATTTTTTCGATTATAATACTTTGTTTaactaaaacttataaaagtagtcatttaattcttctttacaatttaaatgttaatcttTATTCAAAATCCTTTCAAACTTTGATAGTATTTGATTAAGGaaatattgcttttttatagagaaatagaaaaaatctgaacattattaaatttaagactTTACATCAAATGAAAGGtagcattattataaatatgctgTCATGTCTGCCCCTGTATTTatgaacaataaacaaaacttaaaatatttgttacaagatttgaaatgaaaactttGCCAAAGTATTGACTCATTCATGAATCACATCACTTCTTTAAATTGTCatgtatacttttaaaaaaatttgactCTAGTTGTtgcaaaactattattatctaaaatttcACCTATTTTCTATGTTCACTGCatgtttactttatttaatgtactttCTTATAAgttatgttgaaaaataaaatataaataaagtacacCATTATATGGATGTacctatattattaaaaaaaaaaacctcaaataaaactgtttttttttctattttaattttatactttttttttgttttatctagTCATTGTGCATAAGTTCTAATATTAGCGATCACTATGGgtgaagatatataaaaatttagtacttataaaatatatgagagagatatttttcaaaataatgtttaatttaagtttgcTGGTTGTTGGATCTTTAAAACCATTACATTTCCATGTGTTTCATTTTGTAATTACCACATGTCTCATTACACTATGGTTGTAAgctgttaaatatattgtaacaataaacTCCTTTgttgcattaaaatataaaaacaaaaaaggcaATTTGTGTTTTGTTCCCCATAGTGCATGTCTGTTGTATatcagtttattaattttgatgtttaaaaCAGGCCaccaaattttttaagaatagctataaaagttatttagacatagataatatattagtcaaaataaaatacatttctaaaACTCATAACCTATACCCAAGACAATCACAACCACCTTTGTGTTAGTATAGCCATGCCATCaagtacataaatttaattttatatcacagtTATTGAATTTCCACGTTGAAGCTGCGGATCTAGTCATTGAAATCCCTGGCTGGGGTGCGGAGGGTGCTGATGGTGCACACTACCGACTCGACTACCGTCCTCCCCAGGGTTCGCCAGCGCCAAACTTTACTGTACCAGCTCGTGCCTCCACGATCAACTTCCAGGGTCTACCTGGCactaaatatcattttatgcTATACTATTCCAATGCCACCTTCGCCGACCTGCTCACATGGAATCAAACCATTATTACGGGTATACTATTcagatattttagttaaatatttgttttatacttttctATCAATTTCCTGACTTGCTAGATATTctacaatgtttttaaagagtagtgaaaatatttgtaatttaactcTTATGCTAAAAATTAAACCaatgaaatttttgttcaatgttttttcaaatttccttagtaaaaacattgttttagaAAGGTCTATTAAAGGGATATCTGTTTACAGCGCCGGAACCTCCAACGAATCTGACAGTGACTTTGGGACGCAACAAGCAGGCAACTATCTCTTGGTCACCGCCGGCGCACGGCGACTACACCGGCTTCCGTTTCCGTGTGTTGCCGCCATCAGAAGGCGAGGGTGGTCCAAGGAACGTGACAATAGATGGCACTGGCAATTGGTCCCATGTACTCCGTGAACTAGCACCTGGTGCCACCTACCAATTGCACGCTTTCACACTACTACACGATAAAGAAAGCGCTGCCTACGCTTCCTTCAACTTTACCACAAGTCAGTATGGGAATTTccaatatttcatacataattgATCATGCCCAAAGTTTAGGTTTTTACAAATCGTTCAAACaggaaaaaatacaataatgttgatataaactttgtatataaattcagATGTAACtaaagattattaatatagaaatatttcctCAAGGTCAACGAAACTCGTCAAAACCTTAAGTCAACGGTATTTAACGTCCATAAccaatcttataattaatgtaacgaaatgaaatgaatatgTTAGTTTGAATTTACGTTTCATTATAGAATGTTTCAGTTTAAATACGAAACCTCTTTGTTGTAAACCATATcttttagagaaaaaaatatttaaaggtcAAATTTGCAGCCAGTGATATGTCCATTGACTTCCAACtacctatataaattataaaataaaaagaaaggaatacattatgatttttttttattatagaattataatttttgtatataattattatttatatatttaaaatagaaaaataacatgattaaaatatttttataaatcacgtGTCAGAAAatttgcaattaaaaaaattacatgggATCAGAAAAAACTCAATAAGAATGTTTAAACATTCACGTCAAAAGTATGTCGACAATTTGTCTCCGccattgttgtttttttttttcgaaatttACGTCAATAAACCATTGCAACTAATACGATTCATAAATATGTTCCCAaacgttataattaatatttttaatgaagttatattttaatattgttttaagtgGATATACCATGTTTCGGATATTTGTCATGTAACATGTCTTTGTTTGGCGGATATCGTTCATCACCTATAGATTTCTCGTGTCTTGTGAACATGTCTAGCCCTTCGGAGCGGTGAAGGCAGCGACACGACCTCACGACACGGGACCGACACGCTGCCGTTGCGATCATCTCGTCGCATATTTAAACAGGTTCTATTTGTTTCGCTCTTCGACCCGGACGctgttatgttattatttcgCCTCAttcgatgtttattttaatgtagatTCGTTCGCATGTATACGATTCGTACTGTCGCTATTTTGTTATTCTGTTACCAAGATACGACCTTGGGCCGTTTCTTTGTATTTtcgttatgtttattatagttatacagTTTGAAGtgatcgttttaaaatattttttgccgTTTATTTCCGCTTTATTGTCAGCATCTGATTTTGACAAAGCGAAACGtcgtttatttgatttttatccTCTAAGGAGTCATATGATGTCACGTTCGTTCATGCATCTTTAAAGCTGACTATTATCATGTATGTATCATTGTATGATTGCATTTTACAATTgtcaataacaatataatattcactattattattcttcCATCGAAATGGTAGATGTTCCAGCCACGTCGCACTTAGTATTTATAGCTTCCTTATATAGTTGCAAAAATTGCTTGATTAATGATATGGGGAACCCAATTGACACCTTAAAGTTAAGTCACATGACTagcgatattttttattgttaccagtttttatttgttaccaTAGAGGTCAAAGTGCTAATGATGTTTGTATGAAGCTTATTTTCATTCTTTACTTTCAAGGTTTaagtagtaataatataatgtatgaatattataaatgtattttatatttcagaacCGAATACACCGGGAAAGTTTATAGTATGGTTCCGTAACGAAACAACGCTTCTTGTGTTATGGCAGCCGCCCTATCCGCCGGGCGCGTACACTCACTATAAGGTGAAAAATGGATTACATAAAATAGTTCAGCCCTTATTCATTTACTAACAATGTAGGtacattacaaaaaactaggcagatctttttattataatcatgagtcttatttatttaccttaatTGAGTTATATTGACTAACCATGAACACCACTAATATAGTTACaaacctaaatataataataaaaaattatgaagctAATactcttagttttatttttaaaggtcttttcaagtttataatatattgcagGTATCAATCGAACCTAAAGATGCTCGAGACTCGGAGTTGTATGTCGAGAAGGAGGGCGAGCCGCCGGGGCCCGCTCAGGCTGCCTTTAAAGGTCTGGTCCCCGGCCGGGCTTACAACATCTCCGTGCAAACCGTGTCTGACGTGCAGCTCTCCGCGCCGACCACCGCTCAATACAGAACGGTGCCGTTGCGGCCGCGGAACGTGAGCGTGGACCCCCGCAGGCTGACGGAGACATCGTTCAAGGTCACCTGGCTGCCGCCGTTGGAGCTCAGCGAGTTCGAGAAGTACCAAGTGTCGGTGGCGGCGGGCGGCGCGGGGGCGGGGGCGCGCCGCTTGCCCCCACAGCTGCGCTCCCGTGACGAGCCCCCGAGCGCCTCCTTTGAAGGACTCGAGCCCGGCGGCCATTACGCCGTCACCGTTAAGACTATGTCAGGCAAGGTCACGTCGTGGCCGGCCGCTACCGACCTAACACTGAGTGAGTAGAattcttacatataaaatgactaaagaaataaaattctaattttaagGTTTGCGTTACTTGaaagtacattttataaaaacttaaaccacggttaaatatttcaagttctgaatgaatattttttccatacaAACTTTCAAAACTGTgataattctaattaaaataatacaatagtcTTTTTACTTTgtctaattttttattttgtgtcatTCGACGCGGGATGTCGTATACGCCATTCACCATATACTGTCAATGTTTTCAAATGACAATTTtgtcaaaaagaaaaagtcTAGTCAAGTGATGAGTAGTGACCAAATTTATTCAGTGCAAAGTTTATTAAGGTTTACTTATTTCACACATTTCTAACAAATAACTCGCATGTAATTTCCAGAACCGCTGCCAGTGCGCGATCTACAGAGCCGTCTCGTAGAATCGGACGCGGGCGGAGGAGTATTCCTATCGTGGTCACCAGCTGAAGGGAGCACTCAGGACGAGTATAaggtacattaattataatgtaatacatTAATAGCATATAACATTTGTGATATTATGCGATAATGAGCTTtatgttataacaaataaatttcagaTTTCATATCACGAGACCGGTCCTTCGAGAGACGACAGCAACACGCTGACGACGACCACCACTAACGTGACCCTCGAGGCTCTGCTGCCGGGACGTAATTACACAGTATCGGTATGATATTACAGATTTACTGTACTTAACTGATAAATGggcaaatatatgaaattgcaGTGTCAGTTTTTGATATTACAATAACCGAATTTtactaaattcatatatatatacccgcgactccgtctgcgtaagaaaaataataagaaaccatgacaaaactttaaagcccCGTATGCCGTTATAATTTCGGGATGGTCATTGGGATCTTGAAAAAGTAtcctaagttactttttattacaccagctaaataacaataatattatgcaaaatatatacgGTACATATaccttgttttgtttgtttattggcCTgcctgtctgtttgttccggaTTATGTCTGAAATTACTGGACCTATATTGACGAGACTTTCACTGACAGTTAGCAACGTAACGAGTAATTTAGGCTACTCTTAtcttataaattctattttaaaataaatctaaatggTACTTTTTAAAGGTGAGCGCTGTATCTCGTGGCGTCGCGTCTAATGAGACGTGGTCGTGGAGCGCCACTCGTCCGCTGGCGCCGGTGCTCCGTAGCGCCGCCGCTGGGACGAGGTGGCTCCGTCTGGCGTGGAGCTCGGACGTGAACTCGCGTCAGGAGCGCTACGAGCTCCGCTATCGTCGCCGCACGACGCCGGAGGAGGCCTACGTGACGCTGGAGACGAAGGACGCGAACGCCACGCTGGAGCAGTTGCAGCCGGGCGCGGTGTACGAGGTCCAACTGGCGGCCGTCAGTCACGGACTGCGCAGCGACAGACACACAGTGCTCAAACCAGTCCGTGAGTACCATCGATAGTCGAGTGTCAAGAAGctaaataaaccaaaaactAATACTCACGAGCCACTTCAGAAACATATCATGACTAATATCGCTAACCTTTCTCACAAAATGTCCAACAAACCGTTTCACATTATAAGTCAAttcataatgaaatcttatattttcgtGACAACACATTGtaatgaatttgttttttactatTACGAATTACATTATTACTTTACATCAGCCTTGCTCACGGGCAAACGAATAAAAAGTACCCGTGAAGCAGAGGCGTGTACAGAGATTTGGGGTAGGGTAAGCAGAATATGTTCGACAAAACGATACCAATTTTCATCATAGTTTCCTCCTCTCAAACAtcggtaaattaaataataatactttcgcgagtattaaaGACAAGCGCCTAGAAagacaaatgacaatattcaataataataaaatggcggaaaaaatatgaacagtATACCAACGAATCAAATAGACCCGTTTCATTCGACAATTAACACAGTTtctatgacattttaaaagaattgatTAAGGAAGCAGTGGCTTTCGAACCGTAATATGCATAGTTATagcacacacacatgcaaacaTTATCTTCATACCAACACGagatttgtattatttgtattgaaaatatgcACCAAGTAGTTGTGTCTACGGCCGCTCTGGCTGGTCGATCGAAAATGTTTcgttttatgtttatagatatatataggtccatttaacaattttaccaAATCTTGAATcaaatgacatttttaaatgtctgtaaacaATTAAACATTCGTATTGCGTATTGaatgattaaaagtatgtaagtaagaattaaacaatgtacATAGGTTTAGTTGTGTGGGGGTAGGGTAAGCAGCGCTTACTTGTATCTATGGTGTGTACGCCACTGCCTTGAAGGTAATCAAAActcacaaaattataatattatctaaaatgTACTTGACAAAACACAACATCGTATTTGATAAGTTATGATCAAGGTGTAATAAAGGTCATATCTTCCAGGCCCTCTACCGGCGGAGTGGCTGAACGTGGAGCGAGTGACATCTAACTCTGTTGTGGTTCGTTGGCGAGGACCTCACACGGGGTCACTGGCGGCGTACTCGCTCCGCTATAGGACGGCCGGACTCGACGCCCCCGCGGTCACGAGGCTGGATCCGCTCCCGGCTACTGTGGATCATGCTGAGGTTAACACACTAACCTTAAATATTAGTGAAACGTACTATACTCGCTCCTTAACTTGGTAACTACACGCTATCCATCTCAACCACGTATTTATATACCACTGATGGATCCTTAGGAACTgtgagatttattaaaaatataagtagatGATAATCGGTCAAATGACTCAAATTTTTcgtgatgaaataaaatactacaaaTCCACAAGTAGTGCTCCTAAAATCCCCTTGGGTCCTTAGACTATGAACGAATATAGAAAAGCAACCACAAACTCGTGGTCCGTAAttcctatttattaatacaagttacatatatgtatttatttcttccataaaaaactatttttttcaagTATATTCAAGACAGCAAATATTGTGATGttaattaaaggaaaatataataaacaaaatataaatatcagatCATTGAGGAATCTTTTAAATccataaacatatttagttaataagcgaaattaatttgtagccttattttttatgtcacttTGACAAACAAGTTTATGGCCTGTCTGATGTTAAGCTGATAATATAGTTTGTTCATTGTCTTTGTTCTCTCCTTTACTGTTCTTCTGAAGAACTTCATACTGTAGTCCAACCTTCCCCAAAATGGATGATAACACCCCCTGTGGGCGCTTCATTCCTAAAAGGGGGCGGTAAGAGATTCAGAATAAAATGGGGTCGTTGTGTAGAGGCCTGGGTGGTGATTTGTAATTTCATGTAGCTAGGATAAGTTATAGTGGCTTGTCAGCAGGTGAAAAAAATAGGAacgctaaaaaataattcaatctcTAAGAGGGCAGCAGATAAAATAAGTTTCGGACCTCTGCCGTGTAGTCCCTTGGTAAAGCCTCAGGAGGACTAAATAATGTGCACCTGTTTACAGATCAGTAACATGACACACGGAGAGCGGTACACCATACAGCTGGACACCGTGAGCGAGGAGGCGGCCGGGGAGACGGTCGAGAGCGGCCAGCCTCTGAGCGCCGTGCACACCGTCCGTcagtacatacatatagtCTCTTACACTTAACTACTAGTTACTATTTAGTTTTTGCTCGTGACTATATCCGCGTGGTTTTCGATATTGTAttcagaaaaatttataatgcttaaaaatatatatgagatcTTAAATGCAGCGCCATCTATATGTTGTGTTAactaattcattatataactattatgtCTCGATCCAGCAGTACTGCACAGAATTTCAGATAAGTTATAGCTCGTATGCTATTCCGAAGTCTAAGCTATAgagtttgaaaattttattacaatttgatGAGTAGAAGTTCTGAAAGAACAACTAACAAGTAACACCTATCCATCCAATCCATACATTCTCGTAATCtttctcatttataatattggaggatttaattatgacatatttttgattatatactTCCCAGGTCCCAACCCTGTTTCTAACGTTGCGTTACTGGCTGATACTCGTAACGTTACATTGGAGTGGCCTCGGCCGGAGGGTCGGGTGGAGTGGTATGAGGTTCGCTGGTGGTCCAGCGAGGACGAGGCGGGGGGGTCCGCGGCGGAGGGGGAGGGACAAGCCTTACGCCGCGTGCCGGCCACTGAGGGCAGTCGGTCGGCGCGGGCGGTGCTCGACGCTCTGCTACCCGGCTATGGCTACGCGCTCGCCATAGCAGCACATTCGTACAATCTCTCCAGTGACCTGTTTACTATGCATACTCGTACTAGTGcgtaatttttttggtataaataaaaaaaaatcgtgcttaaaaatatcattatcataATCTCGTTCCAGGACCCTTAATACAATCTGAAATGACCATCGTCA comes from the Danaus plexippus chromosome 15, MEX_DaPlex, whole genome shotgun sequence genome and includes:
- the LOC116766243 gene encoding double-strand break repair protein MRE11, encoding MVQNNSESWLPEDTIRVLVASDIHLGHLENDAIRGEDSFIAFEEVLSLAVQYDVDMVLLGGDLFDHAKPSPSCMFKCTQIIRKYCFGDKPISIEVVSNQFDNFSRAVNYEDPNLNVSYPLLSIHGNHDDPVGQGSVSSLDILSITGLVNYFGKWTDYTHVRISPVLIQKGETKLSLYGLSHLKDQRLARLFIEKKVEMELVDNGNDWFNILVLHQNRADRGPNNYIPENVLPTFLDLVIWGHEHDSQVFPIKDIKRENEGFFVIQPGSTVATSLAAGEALPKHCVLLQLHKKEYIVTPIPLKTIRPFIFKTIVLSEENLGDEDVNETEKVQQFLKGKVNEAIQEAEGLRSGDPKQPLLPLIRLSVFYEHDGQDFNRVRFGQNFNGLVANPNDVLIMKREKKLRERKERSNMIEDSDIIGVASDATDVESLLRTYYENLPQDRRLAVLSVRALTEAVRDFTIKRDDDVFRRVLDAHRKRCVDSLLESNAETPEEIGEHLKTCKATLDMADGDRLRTMIATVAVKAKEESSKQNSEHTKNVSIVLSSDDEAPVGRGRGRGSRGARGRGRGRAAGRGRGSSAPVPSTEVTPERRTPRRTAAQKTNNWFQTLAADRSSRRRRESSEIEMSD